GTTCATTACCATAACCCTTCACCTGATTCCACTAATTTTCTCGTTTGTTGAAATAAATGTTTTCCCTCTTTAACTGCTGCTTTTAATGTTTTTTTCTGATCTTTTGTAAGTCGGTCCACTGGCACATAATGAACATCTTCATACGTTTGGTGGTACTTCCAAAAGGAAGCACGAAGATCAAGTAATGCTTTAAAATATTCGATTTTTCCATTCACAAATGAATATTTATCCACAGTTTTTTCCATTCTCTGGAGGGTAGAAGTATCATGCAGCCCTTCTTTAATAGCTAATAAACGCATAGCATGGACGTATGGAAAAAAACCAACATCTTTAATGTGAAGAGAACCAGTATAAGGCCCTTTTTCTTCCGGCAATAACTTGCCAAAGGCATTCGTCCCCTGATGTAAATAAGAAGTATTTTCTGCAAGTCGTTCTAACAAACGAGGATCACTGGAAACTTTAAGAAAGACATGCTCTTTAATATCAGCCAGTAGTTTTTCTTCTCCTATTAACACTCGTGAATCAATAAAGGTAAGCAAATGTCGAAATGTCTCCCATTTGTCTTTTTCTAACCATTCGTCCACTTGCTGCCTCCATTCATTAATACCGTGACACCAGCGTGGATGGGATGCCATTACTTTACCCTCGCAGCGAGGATAACCAACAATAGCCATTCCTTCACGAATTTCTTCACCGAGGCTTAAAAAATAATCTTGATACGATTCGTCTTTTCCATTGAAAATAATGCCATGATCCTGGTCGCTCCATAAGGCTTGTTCTTTTCTCCCAGAACTGCCCATAACAAAGAAAGTAAAGTGAGCAGGGACCTGCCCCCGCTCACTTTCTAAACGGTGTACAGCAAGAGCAGTAGTTTCCAGCACCCATCTATCATGTGCTTCATTTAATTGCTCAGGATCTTCTGCCACCTGGTTTGTTTCATTCTCTCTTGCTTTTTTAATCGCTTGATAACTATCAAAGGAAGGAGGGAGGAGAGCTCCCTCTTCAAAAGATGGTGAAAATTTCATGTCATCACGCACCTGTATTTACATTATTAGACTGGGTTTGAACGTTTTCTGGGTAACCATAGCTGCCATGTTCACTAATATCCAGTCCCATAATTTCTTCTTCCTCGGATACGCGAAGTCCTCCAATTAATGATTTAGTAATAAGCAGCAATACATAAGAAGCGATAAACGCGAACACACCGCAAGCTACAACACTTATCAACTGAACACCTAATTGTGCAAATCCACCGCCATAGAACAAGCCAGCTTGACCTCCATTCATCTCCGCAAGCCCTGGTGTAGCAAAGAAACCAGTAGAAAGAGTTCCCCATACACCGGCAGCGCCGTGGACAGATAAAGCGAATATTGGATCGTCAATACCCATCTTTTCAAAAAACTTCATGCTGTAAAATACGAGAAGTCCGCCAACAATACCAATCACAACTGCAGCCCATGGCTCAACGAATGCGCAAGATGCTGTGATGGCAACAAGCCCAGCAAGTGCTCCATTTAACATCGTCGGGACATCTGCTTTTCCAAGAGACGCCCAAGCTATAAGTAATGCAGCCACTGCCCCTGCTGCTGCAGCAAGCTGCGTGTTTAATGCGACAAAACCAAAGAATGCATCGGCTACTCCAAAAGTACTTCCGGCGTTAAAACCAAACCAGCCTACCCAAAGAAGTAATACACCAAGAGCTGTGAAAACCTGGTTATGCCCCGCTAACTCATTCGGTGAACCGTCTTTATTGTATTTACCAATACGAGGCTTTAACAGCAGTGTCGCTGCCATTGCAGCCATTGCACCTGTTAAGTGAACTACCGTTGAACCAGCGAAATCCTGTTTTCCAAGTTCGCCAATCCAGCCGCTTCCCCAAATCCAGTGAGCAACTACAGGGTAAACAAAAGCCGAAAATAATACTGCAAACACAATGTAAGCTGACAATTTAGCACGTTCTGCAAAACCTCCAAAAGCAACGGTTAGAGCAATAGCAGCAAATGCCAGCTGGAAAATAAAGTCGACAGAACCTGCAAGACCATCAAACATAGTCGTGAAATCACCAAAGAAAAAATCAGATAAACCTATAAATCCTCCTGCACTTTCTCCGTAAATAAATCCATAACCTACAGCCCAGAAAACGAGCGAAACAATTCCTAATGTGAAGATTGTTTTACCGGCTATATGGCCGGCGTTTTTCATCCGGGTTGACCCGGCCTCCAATAGAATAAATCCACCTTGCATAAGAATAACTAGAATAAATGCGATCATGATCCAAAGATTATTCATTAAAAATATCGGATCCATAATAAATTTCTCCCCTTCCTTTATATTAGGTGTAAACTTAGTTAACATCTTTCGTTAGTTTATATTTTACACATTATATTTCTCCTGCCCACCTTATTGTGAGAAAACCTAACATTGTTTTTAAAAGAAGAAAAAAAGCAGAACGATACTTGAGTATCATGTTCTGCTTTATGGCTTTAAGAAGATGATTCAATTAAGTAAATACGTGCTTCATAAGGATTTAATATGAGGCTTTCTTTTTGCTTGTTAAAAAGGCCCTGGTAATTGTTTAAGAGAAGTTGATGACTAGAATGGAGGATTCCAGCTCCATTCCACTTTGCTTCTTTTGCACTAAGATTTGTAACGATGAGAGCGTTTTGATTGTCTCCTTCTCTTAAATAAGCGTAGATTTGACTGTCTTCTTCATTTAGTAACGTATATTGGCCATAAGTGAAAAGATCATACTGCTTTTTTAGCTTTATCATCGTTTTATAATAGTTTAGGATAGAAAAGCTGTCTTTTAGCTGCTTTTCTACATTAACTTTCTTGTAATTTGGATTGATTTTT
This DNA window, taken from Alteribacillus bidgolensis, encodes the following:
- a CDS encoding DUF294 nucleotidyltransferase-like domain-containing protein, giving the protein MKFSPSFEEGALLPPSFDSYQAIKKARENETNQVAEDPEQLNEAHDRWVLETTALAVHRLESERGQVPAHFTFFVMGSSGRKEQALWSDQDHGIIFNGKDESYQDYFLSLGEEIREGMAIVGYPRCEGKVMASHPRWCHGINEWRQQVDEWLEKDKWETFRHLLTFIDSRVLIGEEKLLADIKEHVFLKVSSDPRLLERLAENTSYLHQGTNAFGKLLPEEKGPYTGSLHIKDVGFFPYVHAMRLLAIKEGLHDTSTLQRMEKTVDKYSFVNGKIEYFKALLDLRASFWKYHQTYEDVHYVPVDRLTKDQKKTLKAAVKEGKHLFQQTRKLVESGEGLW
- a CDS encoding ammonium transporter, encoding MDPIFLMNNLWIMIAFILVILMQGGFILLEAGSTRMKNAGHIAGKTIFTLGIVSLVFWAVGYGFIYGESAGGFIGLSDFFFGDFTTMFDGLAGSVDFIFQLAFAAIALTVAFGGFAERAKLSAYIVFAVLFSAFVYPVVAHWIWGSGWIGELGKQDFAGSTVVHLTGAMAAMAATLLLKPRIGKYNKDGSPNELAGHNQVFTALGVLLLWVGWFGFNAGSTFGVADAFFGFVALNTQLAAAAGAVAALLIAWASLGKADVPTMLNGALAGLVAITASCAFVEPWAAVVIGIVGGLLVFYSMKFFEKMGIDDPIFALSVHGAAGVWGTLSTGFFATPGLAEMNGGQAGLFYGGGFAQLGVQLISVVACGVFAFIASYVLLLITKSLIGGLRVSEEEEIMGLDISEHGSYGYPENVQTQSNNVNTGA